Proteins encoded within one genomic window of Canis lupus familiaris isolate Mischka breed German Shepherd chromosome 12, alternate assembly UU_Cfam_GSD_1.0, whole genome shotgun sequence:
- the DLK2 gene encoding protein delta homolog 2 produces the protein MPSGCRCLHLVCLLCILGAPVQPAGADDCSSHCDLAHGCCAPDGSCRCDPGWEGLHCERCVRMPGCQHGTCHQPWQCICHSGWAGKFCDKDEHICTTQNPCRNGGQCVYDGGGEYHCVCPPSFHGHDCERKSGPCEQAGSPCRNGGQCQDDQGFALNFTCRCLVGFVGSRCEVNVDDCLMRPCANGATCLDGINRFSCLCPEGFAGRFCTVNLDDCASRPCQRGARCRDRVHDFDCLCPSGYGGKTCELILPVSEPATIVDIPLGTTSALAVPATGPVPHSVGAGLLRISVKEVVRRQEAGLGVSSLVAVVVFGALTTALVLSTMLLTLRAWRRGVCPPGPCCYPAPHYAPACQDQECQVSMLPAGLPLSPDLPPEPGKTTAL, from the exons ATGCCCAGCGGCTGCCGCTGTCTACATCTCGTGTGCCTGTTGTGCATCCTGGGGGCGCCCGTTCAGCCTGCGGGAG CCGATGACTGCAGCTCCCACTGTGACCTGGCCCACGGCTGCTGTGCGCCTGACGGCTCCTGCAG GTGTGACCCAGGCTGGGAAGGGCTGCACTGTGAGCGCTGCGTGAGAATGCCTGGCTGCCAGCATGGGACCTGCCACCAGCCCTGGCAGTGCATCTGTCATAGTGGCTGGGCAGGCAAGTTCTGTGACAAAG ATGAGCACATCTGTACCACACAGAACCCCTGTCGGAATGGTGGCCAGTGTGTCTATGACGGGGGTGGTGAGTACCACTGTGTGTGTCCACCAAGTTTCCATGGACATGACTGCGAGCGCAAGTCTGGACCCTGTGAACAGGCAGG CTCCCCATGCCGGAATGGTGGGCAATGCCAGGATGACCAGGGCTTTGCTCTCAACTTCACCTGCCGCTGTCTGGTAGGCTTTGTGGGTTCTCGTTGTGAGGTCAATGTAGACGACTGTCTGATGCGACCTTGTGCCAATGGCGCCACCTGCCTGGATGGCATAAACcgcttctcctgcctctgccctgaggGCTTTGCTGGTCGCTTCTGCACAGTCAACCTGGATGACTGTGCCAGCCGTCCGTGCCAGAGAGGGGCCCGCTGTCGGGACCGCGTCCATGACTTTGACTGTCTCTGCCCCAGCGGCTATGGCGGCAAGACCTGCGAGCTCATCTTACCGGTCTCAGAACCCGCCACCATAGTGGACATCCCCTTGGGGACCACCTCGGCTCTGGCAGTACCTGCCACAGGGCCTGTCCCCCACAGCGTGGGGGCGGGTCTGCTGCGCATCTCAGTGAAAGAGGTGGTACGGAGGCAAGAGGCTGGGCTAGGTGTATCTAGCCTGGTGGCTGTGGTGGTCTTTGGGGCCCTCACCACCGCCCTGGTCCTGTCCACAATGTTGCTGACCCTGAGGGCCTGGCGCCGGGGTGTATGCCCCCCTGGACCCTGTTGCTACCCTGCCCCACACTATGCCCCGGCATGCCAGGACCAGGAGTGTCAGGTTAGCATGCTGCCGGCAGGGCTCCCCCTGTCACCTGACCTGCCCCCTGAGCCTGGAAAGACCACAGCACTGTGA